From Streptomyces sp. GSL17-111, one genomic window encodes:
- a CDS encoding N-acetylmuramoyl-L-alanine amidase: MPGSTPSPRPPCRPPHRRRDRRLRRAAVGAVTAALLLPLVSAVPPDAPGDATGGGRGALQAAFAEAAGRHGVPENVLLGVAYLQSRWDQHGGEPSVSGGYGPMHLTDARTALARSRPHHGHGAEDPRGDTARPYRAGPRPLPDTRRVPVRLRTLERAARLTGLPPGRLRGDAAANVRGGAALLAAAQRELGRPLSADAGAWYGAVAAYTGAEEGGGTFFADEVFALLRRGAARTTDTGQRMTLPASPGLRPEREERAGAPRENTGAECPSDLSCSWVPAPYEEFRGDDGSPDYGNHDQAERPAGQRIRYIVVHDIEGYYEGALSLVQDPTYVSWHYTLRASDGHIAQHVRTEDVAWHAGNWFVNSTSVGLEHEGFLTDPDAWYTEAMYRSSARLVRYLAKRHDIPLDRHHVLGHDNVPGVTTAAIRGMHTDPGPYWDWAHYFELLGSPFTPAERAGTDTGLVTIRPDYATHRPVFTRCDGTGARCPAHGSGAVRLHTAPRADAPLVRDAGLHPDGSHATDGVNDVGARASTGQTYAVAGREGDWTAIWYLGERAWFHDPASRPAAVPARGPAVTPRAGADFVPVYGRAYPQAEAYPDGVPPQEVSPLPYRLRAGQRYAAGPQVPSEYYFARTFDPSGHVVVRGEPYRQIQFGHRTAFVRAADVRLVEAGER, from the coding sequence GTGCCAGGTTCCACTCCGTCCCCCCGCCCTCCGTGCCGCCCGCCGCACCGCCGTCGGGACCGGCGGCTGCGCCGGGCGGCCGTCGGCGCCGTCACGGCCGCGCTGCTGCTCCCGCTGGTGTCGGCGGTCCCGCCGGACGCGCCGGGCGACGCCACGGGAGGCGGCCGGGGCGCGCTGCAGGCCGCCTTCGCGGAGGCGGCCGGGCGCCACGGCGTACCGGAGAACGTCCTGCTCGGCGTGGCGTACCTGCAGTCGCGATGGGACCAGCACGGTGGGGAGCCCAGCGTCTCGGGCGGCTACGGGCCGATGCACCTCACCGACGCCCGCACCGCCCTGGCCCGCTCCCGGCCGCACCACGGGCACGGCGCCGAGGACCCGCGCGGGGACACCGCACGCCCCTACCGCGCCGGTCCCCGTCCCCTGCCGGACACCCGCCGGGTGCCCGTCCGGCTGCGCACGCTGGAGCGGGCCGCCCGACTGACCGGCCTCCCGCCCGGCCGGCTGCGCGGCGACGCGGCCGCCAACGTGCGCGGGGGCGCGGCGCTGCTGGCCGCCGCCCAGCGGGAGCTGGGCCGGCCGCTCAGCGCGGACGCCGGCGCCTGGTACGGGGCCGTCGCCGCCTACACCGGCGCGGAGGAGGGCGGCGGGACCTTCTTCGCGGACGAGGTGTTCGCCCTGCTGCGCCGGGGGGCCGCCCGCACCACCGACACGGGCCAGCGGATGACGCTCCCCGCCTCCCCCGGGCTGCGCCCCGAACGCGAGGAGCGGGCCGGAGCCCCGCGGGAGAACACGGGCGCCGAGTGCCCGAGCGACCTCTCGTGCTCCTGGGTGCCCGCTCCCTACGAGGAGTTCCGGGGCGACGACGGCTCCCCCGACTACGGGAACCACGACCAGGCCGAGCGCCCCGCCGGGCAGCGGATCCGGTACATCGTCGTCCACGACATCGAGGGCTACTACGAGGGTGCCCTCTCGCTCGTGCAGGACCCCACCTACGTCTCGTGGCACTACACGCTGCGCGCTTCGGACGGGCACATCGCCCAGCACGTACGGACCGAGGACGTGGCCTGGCACGCCGGGAACTGGTTCGTCAACAGCACGTCGGTGGGGCTGGAGCACGAGGGGTTCCTCACCGATCCCGACGCCTGGTACACGGAGGCGATGTACCGGTCGTCCGCCCGCCTGGTGCGCTACCTGGCAAAGCGCCACGACATCCCACTCGACCGGCACCACGTCCTGGGCCACGACAACGTACCCGGCGTGACGACGGCGGCGATCCGGGGCATGCACACGGACCCGGGGCCCTACTGGGACTGGGCGCACTACTTCGAGCTGCTCGGCTCCCCGTTCACCCCGGCGGAGCGGGCGGGGACGGACACCGGGCTGGTCACCATCCGTCCGGACTACGCCACCCACCGGCCGGTGTTCACGCGGTGCGACGGCACCGGCGCGAGGTGCCCGGCGCACGGTTCGGGCGCGGTACGCCTGCACACCGCGCCACGCGCCGACGCGCCCCTCGTGAGGGACGCCGGGCTTCACCCGGACGGCAGCCACGCCACCGACGGGGTGAACGACGTCGGAGCCCGCGCCTCGACCGGGCAGACGTACGCGGTGGCCGGACGCGAAGGCGACTGGACGGCCATCTGGTACCTGGGGGAGAGGGCGTGGTTCCACGACCCGGCCTCCCGTCCGGCCGCCGTACCGGCGCGGGGACCGGCGGTGACGCCCCGGGCGGGCGCGGACTTCGTCCCGGTCTACGGACGGGCCTACCCGCAGGCGGAGGCCTACCCGGACGGCGTCCCGCCCCAGGAGGTCTCGCCCCTGCCCTACCGGCTGCGGGCGGGGCAACGGTACGCGGCGGGGCCGCAGGTCCCGAGCGAGTACTACTTCGCGCGGACCTTCGACCCCTCGGGCCACGTCGTCGTGCGGGGCGAGCCCTACCGGCAGATCCAGTTCGGGCACCGGACGGCGTTCGTCAGAGCGGCCGACGTGCGGCTGGTGGAGGCCGGGGAGCGGTGA
- a CDS encoding ACT domain-containing protein — MSGERDLSKLLSHMRPDLRHGAYVFTTVAGPAPDGVRPVASITEDEGSTLVITKEEADAAGLPYDYVAGWITLRVHSALAAVGLTAAVSTALAEAGISCNVVAGYHHDHLFVPYDRSSVAVAVLEDLAGRPR, encoded by the coding sequence GTGTCAGGCGAACGTGATCTGTCGAAACTGCTCAGCCACATGCGGCCCGACCTGCGCCACGGGGCCTACGTCTTCACCACCGTCGCGGGCCCGGCGCCCGACGGTGTGCGGCCCGTCGCGTCCATCACCGAGGACGAGGGCAGCACTCTGGTGATCACCAAGGAGGAGGCGGACGCGGCCGGGCTCCCGTACGACTACGTCGCCGGGTGGATCACGCTGCGCGTGCACTCGGCGCTGGCGGCGGTCGGGCTGACGGCCGCCGTCTCCACCGCCCTCGCGGAGGCCGGGATCAGCTGCAACGTCGTGGCCGGCTACCACCACGACCATCTCTTCGTGCCCTACGACCGCTCGTCCGTGGCCGTCGCCGTCCTGGAGGACCTGGCGGGCCGTCCGCGCTAG
- the dhaK gene encoding dihydroxyacetone kinase subunit DhaK, translating to MKQLINVPERVVPDALRGMAAAHPELSVDVERRIVVRRDAPVAGKVALVSGGGSGHEPLHGGFVGPGMLDAACPGEVFTSPVPDQMARAAAAVDSGAGVLFVVKNYTGDVLNFDMAAELAEDEGVRVAKVLVQDDVAVTDSTFTAGRRGTGGTLFVEKIAGAAAAEGVPLERVESVARRVADACRSFGVALTACTTPAKGGPTFDLPPGELELGIGIHGEPGRERRPMMTSGEIADATVDALLADDPPRGPVLALVNGMGGTPLLELYGFNAEVQRALGERGVAVPRTLVGNYVTSLDMAGCSVTLCQVDEELLRWWDAPVATPALRWGR from the coding sequence GTGAAGCAACTGATCAACGTGCCCGAACGAGTGGTGCCCGACGCGCTGCGCGGCATGGCCGCGGCCCATCCGGAGCTGTCCGTGGACGTGGAGCGACGCATCGTCGTCCGGCGTGACGCGCCGGTGGCGGGCAAGGTCGCCCTCGTCTCCGGCGGCGGCAGCGGGCACGAGCCGCTGCACGGCGGGTTCGTGGGGCCGGGCATGCTCGACGCCGCCTGCCCCGGCGAGGTGTTCACCTCCCCGGTCCCCGACCAGATGGCCCGGGCGGCGGCGGCCGTGGACAGCGGCGCGGGCGTGCTGTTCGTGGTGAAGAACTACACCGGCGACGTCCTCAACTTCGACATGGCCGCCGAGCTGGCGGAGGACGAGGGCGTGCGGGTCGCGAAGGTGCTGGTGCAGGACGACGTGGCCGTCACCGACAGCACGTTCACGGCCGGGCGGCGGGGCACCGGCGGCACGCTCTTCGTGGAGAAGATCGCCGGTGCCGCCGCGGCCGAGGGGGTGCCGCTGGAGCGGGTGGAGTCCGTCGCCCGGCGGGTGGCCGACGCCTGCCGCAGCTTCGGAGTGGCGCTCACCGCCTGCACCACCCCGGCCAAGGGCGGGCCCACCTTCGACCTGCCGCCCGGTGAGCTGGAGCTGGGCATCGGCATCCACGGTGAGCCGGGACGCGAGCGCCGCCCGATGATGACGTCCGGCGAGATCGCCGACGCCACGGTGGACGCGCTGCTGGCGGACGATCCCCCGCGCGGACCCGTGCTGGCCCTGGTCAACGGGATGGGCGGCACGCCGCTCCTGGAGCTGTACGGCTTCAACGCCGAGGTGCAGCGGGCGCTGGGCGAGCGCGGCGTGGCGGTACCGCGCACGCTCGTCGGCAACTACGTCACGTCGCTCGACATGGCCGGCTGTTCGGTGACGCTCTGCCAGGTGGACGAGGAACTGCTGCGGTGGTGGGACGCTCCGGTCGCCACCCCCGCGCTGCGCTGGGGACGGTGA
- the dhaL gene encoding dihydroxyacetone kinase subunit DhaL codes for MDEHRDARGPEDAPEVPLDAAFFRRWLTAAAATVEEEADRLTELDSAIGDADHGANMRRGLTAVVSAVEEERPPTPGAVLVLAGRTLVSTVGGASGPLYGTLLRRTGKALDDAPEVGLARLAGALRTGVDAVGQLGGATAGDKTMLDALLPALDALDEGLDAAARAAEKGAGDTVPMRARKGRASYLGERSIGHQDPGATSSALLFAALARTARAGAADGEGGTP; via the coding sequence GTGGACGAACACCGGGATGCGCGGGGCCCCGAGGACGCGCCGGAGGTACCACTGGACGCCGCGTTCTTCCGGCGCTGGCTGACGGCCGCCGCCGCGACCGTCGAGGAGGAGGCGGACCGGCTGACCGAGCTCGACTCGGCCATCGGGGACGCCGACCACGGGGCCAACATGCGGCGCGGGCTGACCGCCGTGGTGTCGGCCGTCGAGGAGGAGCGGCCGCCCACACCGGGGGCGGTGCTCGTGCTCGCCGGGCGCACCCTCGTCTCCACCGTCGGCGGGGCGTCCGGGCCGCTGTACGGCACGCTCCTGCGTCGGACGGGCAAGGCCCTCGACGACGCACCCGAGGTCGGCCTCGCGCGGCTGGCCGGGGCGCTGCGCACCGGGGTGGACGCCGTCGGGCAGCTCGGCGGCGCCACCGCCGGTGACAAGACCATGCTCGACGCGCTGCTACCCGCGCTCGACGCGCTCGACGAGGGCCTCGACGCCGCCGCGCGGGCTGCGGAGAAGGGGGCGGGCGACACGGTGCCGATGCGGGCCCGCAAGGGGCGCGCGAGCTATCTGGGCGAACGCAGCATCGGCCACCAGGACCCGGGCGCGACGTCGTCGGCGCTGCTGTTCGCCGCCCTGGCGCGCACGGCGCGGGCCGGGGCGGCGGACGGAGAGGGTGGTACCCCGTGA
- a CDS encoding PTS-dependent dihydroxyacetone kinase phosphotransferase subunit DhaM, whose product MTDQPQVGVVLVSHSRDVAESVARLATELAAGGATAPAVAAGGTPDGGLGTSAELIAHAARRADRGAGVVLLADLGSAVLTVRTLLAEGDELPPGARLADAPFVEGAVAALVTASAGADAAAVAAAAEEAYTYRKT is encoded by the coding sequence GTGACGGATCAACCGCAGGTGGGCGTCGTGCTGGTCTCCCACAGCCGCGACGTGGCCGAGTCCGTCGCCCGGCTCGCCACCGAGTTGGCCGCCGGAGGCGCGACGGCCCCGGCCGTGGCGGCCGGCGGCACACCCGACGGCGGGCTGGGCACGAGCGCCGAGCTCATCGCGCACGCCGCCCGGCGGGCCGACCGGGGGGCCGGGGTGGTGCTGCTGGCGGACCTGGGCAGCGCCGTGCTGACGGTCCGGACGCTACTGGCCGAAGGGGACGAACTTCCCCCGGGGGCGCGGCTGGCGGACGCCCCGTTCGTGGAGGGTGCCGTGGCCGCGCTGGTGACGGCCTCGGCCGGTGCCGACGCCGCCGCCGTGGCGGCCGCCGCCGAAGAGGCCTACACCTACCGCAAGACGTAG
- a CDS encoding NUDIX hydrolase produces MPVPEFIRELRDVVGQRLLSLVAVTAIVHDDTGRVLLGRRADTGLWSVIGGICEPGEQPAETAVREVLEETGVHCVAEHLVLVETREPMRYPNGDACQFLDITLRCRAVGGEARVNDDESLEVGWFAPDALPPLEDFALFRLKQAAGDGPAWFAPARPTMNGPGTPGAAR; encoded by the coding sequence ATGCCCGTGCCCGAATTCATCCGCGAGCTGCGGGACGTCGTGGGGCAGCGCCTCCTCTCCCTCGTCGCCGTGACCGCGATCGTCCACGACGACACGGGGCGCGTCCTGCTCGGACGGCGTGCCGACACCGGGCTGTGGTCCGTCATCGGCGGCATCTGCGAACCGGGGGAACAGCCCGCCGAGACGGCTGTGCGCGAGGTCCTCGAGGAGACCGGAGTGCACTGCGTCGCGGAGCACCTCGTCCTGGTCGAGACCAGGGAGCCCATGCGCTACCCGAACGGCGACGCCTGCCAGTTCCTCGACATCACCCTGCGCTGCCGTGCGGTGGGGGGCGAGGCACGGGTGAACGACGACGAGTCGCTGGAGGTCGGCTGGTTCGCCCCCGACGCCCTGCCGCCGCTTGAGGATTTCGCCCTCTTCCGCCTCAAGCAGGCCGCCGGCGACGGCCCCGCCTGGTTCGCCCCCGCCCGTCCGACCATGAACGGTCCGGGGACGCCGGGCGCCGCACGATAG
- a CDS encoding glutamate racemase, which translates to MKIALVDSGIGLLPAAAAVRRARPDAGLILSSDPDGMPWGPRTAHDIAARALACARAAAELDPDALIVACNTASVHALPALRAALEPALPVIGTVPAVKPAVAAGGPVAVWATPATTGSPYQRRLIAEFADGVDVTEVPCHGLADAVERADEAAIDLAVRAAAALTPSGVRAVVLGCTHYELVAGRILAAVRTPGAPEPVLHGSAEAVAAQALRRVRPRDDASAPVEPPLVVLRSGRRESLTDAALGYAAGRGLVVPSPA; encoded by the coding sequence GTGAAGATCGCACTCGTCGACTCCGGAATCGGGCTCCTCCCCGCCGCCGCCGCCGTGCGCCGCGCACGCCCGGACGCCGGGCTGATCCTGTCCAGCGACCCGGACGGCATGCCGTGGGGGCCGCGTACCGCGCACGACATCGCCGCACGCGCCCTCGCCTGCGCCCGTGCCGCCGCCGAACTGGACCCCGACGCGCTGATCGTCGCCTGCAACACCGCCTCCGTCCACGCCCTGCCGGCCCTGCGCGCCGCGCTGGAACCCGCCCTGCCCGTGATCGGGACCGTCCCGGCCGTCAAACCGGCCGTGGCCGCCGGGGGGCCCGTCGCCGTGTGGGCCACCCCCGCCACCACCGGGAGCCCCTACCAGCGCCGGCTGATCGCCGAGTTCGCCGACGGCGTCGACGTCACGGAGGTGCCCTGCCACGGCCTGGCCGACGCCGTGGAACGCGCCGACGAAGCCGCCATCGACCTCGCCGTGCGGGCCGCCGCGGCCCTCACCCCGTCCGGCGTCCGCGCGGTCGTGCTCGGCTGCACCCACTACGAGCTGGTCGCCGGCCGCATCCTGGCGGCCGTGCGCACGCCGGGCGCCCCCGAGCCCGTGCTGCACGGCTCGGCGGAGGCCGTCGCCGCGCAGGCCCTGCGGCGCGTGCGGCCCCGCGACGACGCCTCGGCGCCGGTCGAGCCGCCGCTGGTGGTTCTGCGCAGCGGCCGCCGGGAGAGCCTGACCGACGCGGCGCTCGGCTACGCCGCCGGACGCGGGCTCGTCGTCCCGAGCCCCGCCTGA
- a CDS encoding DUF6643 family protein, with translation MTSPSPRSTYGGGYYGAPAFADTPIYDSLVAERGTPQIAPIRVPAAYDTGGHLPALPAALPALASGAGGQHTAPRGYGYPQVAAPQPTAPQPAPLHQAPAPFVPQQNTGERGYGYPGPQQGGPGYGQQPYQQQQPQMRPVAPRPAAPRQMPAPSAPGAYGDPYGRAYPGAGY, from the coding sequence ATGACCTCCCCCTCCCCCCGCAGCACCTACGGCGGTGGCTACTACGGTGCCCCCGCCTTTGCTGACACCCCGATCTACGACAGCCTCGTGGCTGAGCGAGGCACACCGCAGATAGCCCCCATCCGCGTGCCGGCCGCGTACGACACGGGTGGCCACCTGCCCGCCCTCCCCGCCGCCCTGCCGGCGCTGGCCTCCGGCGCCGGCGGCCAGCACACCGCGCCGCGCGGCTACGGCTATCCGCAGGTCGCGGCTCCCCAGCCGACCGCGCCGCAGCCCGCCCCCCTGCACCAGGCGCCCGCGCCGTTCGTCCCGCAGCAGAACACCGGGGAGCGCGGCTACGGTTACCCCGGCCCGCAGCAGGGTGGTCCCGGCTACGGGCAGCAGCCCTACCAGCAGCAACAGCCGCAGATGCGGCCGGTCGCCCCGCGCCCGGCGGCACCCCGGCAGATGCCGGCGCCGAGCGCACCGGGCGCGTACGGCGACCCGTACGGGCGCGCGTACCCGGGGGCTGGTTACTGA
- a CDS encoding MOSC domain-containing protein, giving the protein MPTPTLTALHVYPVKSLAGTAPREAEVEPWGLAGDRRWMVVREGRQLTQRDVPRLALVVARGRADGGLSLGAPGMPRLTVDAPGPAEEMLDVRVFGDAVRAGSAGARADAWLSRYVGAPVRLVRMAAPERDRSVDPRFGRPEDTVSFADAYPLLLTAESSLAALNSLIAEGDHAGEGPLPMDRFRPNLVVGGTAPWAEDGWRRLRVGDVEFEVVRPSGRCIVTTTDQATGERGKEPLRTLARHRRSGDRLVFGQNLVPRTTGTVRRGDELRVLG; this is encoded by the coding sequence ATGCCGACGCCGACACTGACCGCGCTGCACGTCTATCCGGTGAAGTCGCTGGCCGGTACCGCCCCACGGGAAGCCGAGGTCGAACCGTGGGGGCTGGCCGGTGACCGCCGCTGGATGGTGGTGCGGGAGGGCCGTCAGCTGACGCAGCGGGATGTACCCCGTCTCGCCCTCGTCGTGGCGCGGGGGCGCGCGGACGGCGGGCTGTCCCTGGGCGCTCCCGGGATGCCGCGGCTCACGGTGGACGCGCCGGGGCCAGCCGAAGAGATGCTGGACGTGCGGGTCTTCGGGGACGCGGTGCGGGCCGGAAGCGCCGGCGCGCGGGCCGACGCGTGGCTGTCCCGGTACGTCGGCGCGCCGGTACGGCTCGTGCGGATGGCGGCGCCGGAACGGGACCGGTCGGTCGATCCCCGGTTCGGCCGCCCGGAGGACACCGTGAGCTTCGCCGACGCCTATCCGCTGCTGCTGACCGCCGAGTCCTCGCTTGCCGCACTCAACTCGCTGATCGCCGAGGGGGACCACGCGGGCGAGGGCCCGCTGCCCATGGACCGCTTCCGGCCCAATCTCGTCGTCGGGGGCACGGCCCCCTGGGCCGAGGACGGCTGGCGGCGCCTGCGGGTGGGGGACGTGGAGTTCGAGGTGGTCAGGCCGAGCGGGAGATGCATCGTGACCACCACGGACCAGGCGACGGGCGAGCGGGGCAAGGAGCCGCTGCGCACCCTGGCCCGCCACCGTCGGTCGGGGGACCGGCTGGTCTTCGGCCAGAACCTGGTCCCGCGGACCACGGGCACGGTGCGCCGCGGGGACGAACTGCGCGTCCTCGGCTGA
- a CDS encoding Crp/Fnr family transcriptional regulator, translating into MRTMTGLLGSLPPGHSERLRALGRPVSFPAGARLFEEGAKADRFWIIHTGSVTLDQHIPGRRPQAVETVGHGELLGWSWLFRPYTWHMGGEAGSPVRALEFDAAEVRGLCQEDHELGYALALAVGEIISHRLQRSRARLLEAFGPYGPG; encoded by the coding sequence ATGCGGACCATGACCGGACTGCTCGGCTCACTGCCGCCGGGCCACAGCGAACGGCTCCGTGCCCTCGGGCGCCCCGTCTCCTTCCCGGCCGGGGCACGCCTCTTCGAGGAGGGGGCCAAGGCCGACCGGTTCTGGATCATCCACACCGGGTCGGTCACCCTCGACCAGCACATTCCCGGCCGGCGTCCGCAGGCGGTGGAGACCGTCGGGCACGGTGAGCTGCTGGGCTGGTCCTGGCTCTTCCGCCCGTACACCTGGCACATGGGCGGGGAGGCGGGCAGCCCGGTGCGCGCCCTGGAGTTCGACGCGGCCGAGGTGCGCGGCCTGTGTCAGGAGGACCACGAACTGGGCTACGCGCTGGCGCTGGCCGTCGGTGAGATCATCTCGCACCGCCTCCAACGCTCGCGTGCCCGCCTTCTGGAGGCCTTCGGGCCGTACGGCCCGGGGTGA
- a CDS encoding phosphoketolase family protein codes for MTDTHRLTERACEQLDAHWRAANYLAAGQLHLRANPLLRGDLRPEHVKARLLGHWGTCPGLTLVYTHLNRLISEREQRTLCVWGPGHGAAGVLAGAWLDGTLGERDPDAARDGDGMAHLFRRFSHPGGLGSHTGPAVPGSLQEGGELGHCLSHAYGAAYDHPDLLAVCVIGDGEAETGPLAASWHANKFLDPVHDGAVLPVLHLNGYKIAGPTVLSRIPEEELRDLLRGYGHEPLFVTATPDSVPSDVHRALAEALDTAADRIAAHQRAARRGGVTARPRWPAIVLRTPKGWTGPDTVDGIRVEDTWRSHQIPLSAVRENPAHLRALDAWLRSYRPAELFDTGGRPRPEVLAWVPPGDLRLGATPYADGGRLRRSLPLPDPSAYAVPAEERGRSRHEPTRVLGGLLRHILDSTAERRDFRVLSPDELDSNRLGAVYDATPRAWQGGLRETDEHLGRHGRAMEVLSEHLCQGWLEGYLLTGRHGVFASYEAFAGIVADMATQYAKWLQSAREVPWRSPVSGLTYLLTSHVWRQDHNGFSHQDPGFVDHVLNKSPEVVRAYLPPDANTLLCVFDHVLRTTDVVNVVVAGKQPCFDWLDPTEAREHCARGAGIWEWAGTETGEREPDVVLACAGDVPTEETMAAAALLRGWLPELSVRVVNVVDLARLVPAERHPHGMTDAAFRALFTDTRPVVFAYHGYPWLIHRLLHGRRADDRFHVHGYRESGATTTPFDMVVRNGLDRYRLVMDVIDRVPGLAGRAAGVRQAMADVRHRHHAWVREHGTDLPEVTGWRWPGGAAER; via the coding sequence ATGACAGACACCCATCGTCTCACCGAACGCGCTTGCGAGCAGCTCGATGCGCACTGGCGCGCAGCGAACTACCTCGCGGCCGGGCAGCTGCACCTCAGGGCCAACCCGCTGCTGCGGGGAGACCTGCGCCCCGAACACGTCAAAGCGCGACTCCTCGGGCACTGGGGCACGTGTCCCGGTCTGACCCTGGTGTACACCCACCTCAACCGGCTGATCAGCGAGCGCGAGCAGCGGACGCTGTGCGTGTGGGGGCCGGGCCACGGGGCGGCGGGAGTCCTGGCGGGTGCCTGGCTCGACGGGACCCTCGGCGAACGGGACCCGGACGCCGCCCGGGACGGCGACGGCATGGCGCACCTGTTCCGCCGGTTCTCCCACCCCGGCGGCCTCGGCAGCCACACCGGCCCCGCCGTCCCGGGCTCGCTCCAGGAGGGTGGAGAGCTGGGGCACTGCCTCTCGCACGCCTACGGTGCCGCCTACGACCATCCCGACCTGCTCGCCGTCTGCGTCATCGGCGACGGCGAGGCGGAGACGGGGCCCCTCGCGGCCTCCTGGCACGCCAACAAGTTCCTCGACCCGGTGCACGACGGCGCGGTGCTGCCGGTCCTGCACCTGAACGGCTACAAGATCGCCGGGCCCACCGTGCTGTCCCGCATCCCCGAGGAGGAGCTGCGGGACCTGCTGCGCGGCTACGGGCACGAACCGCTGTTCGTCACCGCGACGCCGGACAGCGTTCCGTCCGACGTCCACCGGGCCCTCGCGGAGGCCCTGGACACCGCCGCGGACCGGATCGCCGCCCACCAACGGGCCGCGCGACGAGGCGGCGTCACCGCCCGGCCGCGCTGGCCGGCGATCGTGCTGCGCACGCCCAAGGGCTGGACCGGGCCGGACACCGTGGACGGCATCCGGGTCGAGGACACCTGGCGGTCCCACCAGATCCCGCTGTCGGCGGTGCGGGAGAACCCGGCACACCTGCGGGCGCTCGACGCGTGGCTGCGCTCCTACCGGCCCGCCGAGCTCTTCGACACCGGCGGCCGCCCCCGGCCCGAGGTGCTGGCCTGGGTGCCACCGGGCGACCTGCGGCTCGGCGCGACACCGTACGCCGACGGGGGCCGGCTGCGGCGCTCGCTGCCGCTGCCGGACCCGTCGGCCTACGCCGTGCCCGCCGAGGAGCGCGGCCGGTCCCGCCACGAGCCGACCAGGGTGCTCGGCGGCCTGCTGCGTCACATCCTGGACTCCACCGCCGAGCGCAGGGACTTCCGCGTCCTGTCCCCGGACGAACTGGACTCCAACCGGCTCGGTGCCGTCTACGACGCGACGCCGCGCGCCTGGCAGGGCGGCCTTCGGGAGACGGACGAGCACCTCGGCCGACACGGCCGCGCGATGGAGGTCCTCTCGGAGCACCTGTGCCAGGGCTGGTTGGAGGGCTACCTGCTCACCGGGCGGCACGGCGTCTTCGCGAGCTACGAGGCGTTCGCCGGGATCGTGGCCGACATGGCCACGCAGTACGCGAAATGGCTGCAGAGCGCCCGCGAGGTGCCGTGGCGCTCCCCCGTCTCCGGGCTGACCTACCTGCTCACGTCGCACGTGTGGCGGCAGGACCACAACGGCTTCTCCCATCAGGACCCCGGCTTCGTGGACCACGTCCTCAACAAGAGCCCGGAGGTGGTGCGGGCCTACCTGCCACCGGACGCCAACACCCTGCTCTGCGTCTTCGACCACGTGCTGCGCACCACGGACGTGGTGAACGTCGTCGTGGCGGGCAAGCAGCCGTGCTTCGACTGGCTCGACCCCACCGAGGCGCGCGAGCACTGCGCGCGCGGCGCGGGGATCTGGGAGTGGGCGGGCACCGAGACGGGCGAGCGGGAACCGGACGTCGTCCTGGCGTGCGCCGGGGACGTCCCGACCGAGGAGACGATGGCCGCCGCCGCACTGCTGCGCGGGTGGCTGCCGGAGCTGTCGGTGCGGGTGGTCAACGTCGTCGACCTCGCGCGGCTCGTTCCCGCCGAACGGCATCCGCACGGGATGACGGACGCCGCGTTCCGCGCCCTGTTCACCGACACCCGGCCGGTGGTCTTCGCCTACCACGGGTACCCGTGGCTCATCCACCGGCTCCTGCACGGGAGGCGCGCCGACGACCGCTTCCACGTGCACGGCTACCGTGAGTCGGGGGCGACCACCACGCCGTTCGACATGGTCGTGCGCAACGGCCTGGACCGGTACCGGCTGGTGATGGACGTCATCGACCGCGTGCCGGGGCTCGCGGGCCGCGCGGCCGGCGTGCGGCAGGCCATGGCGGACGTGCGCCACCGCCACCACGCCTGGGTCCGCGAGCACGGGACGGACCTGCCGGAGGTCACGGGCTGGCGGTGGCCGGGCGGGGCGGCGGAGCGCTGA